A single window of Nicotiana sylvestris chromosome 5, ASM39365v2, whole genome shotgun sequence DNA harbors:
- the LOC138868973 gene encoding uncharacterized protein: MGDTIRQSIKTARLTNNEAEYEAMIAGLELAKGLGAEVIEERCDSLMVVNQVNRSFEVREDRMQRYLDKIQVTLHRCKEWTLVHIPREKNSEADACANLGSSVEEDDLLPGAIVQLSKSVIEEGHDQLHYPDMGLEK, from the coding sequence ATGGGCGACACAatcaggcaatctataaaaactgcaagattgactaacaatgaagccgaatatgaggctatgattgcaggtttggaaTTGGCCAAAGGCCTAGGAGCTGAAGTCATCGAAGAAAGATGTGATTCCCTCATGGTAGTAAATCAGGTAAATAggagcttcgaggttcgagaagacaggatgcaaagatacttagacaaaattcAAGTCACACTGcaccgctgcaaagaatggacTCTAGTCCACATACCTCGAGAGAaaaatagcgaggccgatgcctgtgcaaacctgggatcatctgtcgaagaagatgacctactccccGGGGCTATTGTTCAGCTATCCAAATCAGTGATCGAGGAAGGTCATGATCAACTCCATTATCCTGACATGGGATTagagaaataa